Proteins from a single region of Phycisphaeraceae bacterium D3-23:
- the bioB gene encoding biotin synthase BioB produces the protein MITPNDIAAQPMHNDAGLTGGGFLDDTAMRLGVQVLTGTPLTREQALELTALEGQQIYDLMFWANKIRVRFVGPNVKFCSIVTGKVGGCSEDCSYCSQSKHYDTHVQPTRMKVDEMESAAEEALANGASSFGIVNSGRGPTDKELDWMEPFFKKAAAGGEIRPCATLGELTSDQAERLAGMGVKRINHNLETSQRHFGNVVSTHSYEDRVNTLKNAKAAGLSICSGGIFGLGEDWGDRLDMAFALRDIGADVVPINFLNAIQGTPLYGKREALEPMQALKIIAIYRFILPDRELKVAGGRETILRDLQSWMFFAGGSSFLIGNYLTTFGRTPKQDHQMLADLGMKIHLFEEREIEIDPSPESAGEAGPGALGVGAEENSLMVRQRGSVMALPIVD, from the coding sequence ATGATCACGCCCAACGATATCGCCGCACAACCCATGCACAACGACGCGGGGCTTACGGGGGGCGGCTTCCTCGACGACACCGCCATGCGACTGGGCGTCCAGGTCCTCACCGGCACGCCGCTCACCCGCGAACAAGCGCTCGAGCTCACCGCCCTCGAAGGCCAGCAGATCTACGACCTCATGTTCTGGGCCAACAAGATCCGCGTCCGGTTCGTCGGGCCCAACGTCAAATTCTGCTCCATCGTCACCGGAAAGGTCGGCGGCTGCTCCGAAGACTGCTCCTACTGCTCGCAGTCCAAGCACTACGACACGCACGTCCAGCCCACGCGGATGAAGGTCGACGAGATGGAATCCGCCGCGGAAGAGGCCCTTGCCAACGGTGCGTCGTCGTTCGGCATCGTCAACTCCGGCCGCGGGCCGACGGACAAGGAACTCGACTGGATGGAGCCCTTCTTCAAGAAGGCGGCGGCGGGCGGCGAGATCCGGCCGTGCGCAACGCTGGGCGAGCTGACGAGCGACCAGGCCGAGCGGCTCGCGGGCATGGGCGTCAAACGCATCAACCACAACCTCGAAACCAGCCAGCGCCACTTCGGCAACGTCGTCTCCACCCACAGCTATGAGGACCGCGTCAACACGCTGAAAAACGCCAAGGCGGCCGGGCTCTCGATCTGCTCGGGCGGCATCTTCGGGCTCGGCGAGGACTGGGGCGATCGGCTGGACATGGCCTTCGCCCTGCGCGACATCGGCGCGGATGTCGTCCCCATCAACTTCCTCAACGCGATCCAGGGCACCCCGCTCTACGGTAAACGTGAAGCGCTCGAGCCGATGCAGGCCCTCAAAATCATCGCGATCTACCGCTTCATCCTGCCCGACCGCGAGCTCAAGGTCGCCGGCGGACGCGAGACGATCCTGCGGGATTTGCAGAGCTGGATGTTCTTTGCCGGCGGGTCGAGCTTCCTCATCGGCAACTACCTCACGACGTTTGGCCGAACCCCCAAGCAGGACCACCAGATGCTCGCGGACCTGGGAATGAAGATCCACCTTTTTGAGGAGCGCGAGATCGAGATCGACCCCAGCCCCGAAAGCGCCGGCGAGGCGGGCCCGGGCGCGCTGGGTGTCGGTGCCGAAGAGAACAGCCTGATGGTACGTCAGCGCGGCAGCGTGATGGCGCTGCCCATCGTCGACTAG
- a CDS encoding MotA/TolQ/ExbB proton channel family protein, which translates to MPVSDLDTQTRGRRSGRPTFRLVAMVTMFFIIAAATLATTGPASGQDDTTPANPAQPQTQSAPGATDSLSGGDADANLSKKPLYRISQLYGFSPIINGIIIALSVLAVMFFVWFMLTINNRTMAPPGLVDEVVKLILRGDYERAGDVCRRSRGVFVADIVLRCVENAGQQHGIMLDMIDVEGRRLADVLWNRISYLADISNVAPMLGLLGTVLGMIKVFSELEITSGSISAQLLAGGVGEAMSTTMFGLSVGIFVTVLYAVVKSRATRTLADAEQAVHMIADHIKRDEVEPPTPRKPKAKQPRRRASDKIDQALED; encoded by the coding sequence ATGCCTGTGAGCGATCTGGATACACAAACGCGCGGCCGACGATCCGGTCGGCCGACCTTCCGGCTGGTGGCGATGGTGACGATGTTCTTCATCATCGCTGCCGCGACCCTGGCCACGACCGGCCCGGCGAGCGGGCAGGACGACACGACGCCCGCCAACCCCGCCCAGCCGCAGACGCAAAGTGCTCCGGGTGCGACGGATAGCCTGTCTGGCGGCGACGCCGACGCGAACCTCAGCAAGAAGCCGCTCTACCGCATCAGCCAGCTCTACGGCTTCTCGCCGATCATCAACGGCATCATCATTGCGCTGAGTGTTTTGGCCGTGATGTTTTTCGTCTGGTTCATGCTGACGATCAACAACCGGACGATGGCCCCGCCCGGGCTGGTCGACGAGGTCGTGAAGCTGATCCTGCGCGGTGACTACGAGCGGGCCGGCGATGTCTGCCGAAGAAGCCGGGGCGTGTTCGTCGCGGACATCGTGCTGCGCTGCGTCGAGAACGCGGGCCAGCAGCACGGCATCATGCTCGACATGATCGACGTCGAAGGCCGACGATTGGCCGACGTCTTGTGGAACCGTATCAGCTACCTCGCCGACATCAGCAACGTCGCGCCGATGCTCGGCCTGCTGGGCACGGTGCTTGGCATGATCAAAGTCTTCAGCGAGCTCGAAATCACCTCCGGCAGCATCAGCGCCCAGCTCCTCGCTGGCGGCGTTGGCGAAGCCATGTCGACGACGATGTTCGGTCTCTCGGTGGGCATTTTTGTGACGGTGCTTTACGCGGTTGTGAAGTCCCGCGCGACCCGCACCCTCGCCGACGCCGAGCAGGCGGTGCACATGATCGCCGACCACATCAAGCGCGACGAGGTCGAGCCCCCGACCCCGAGGAAGCCGAAGGCCAAGCAGCCGCGGCGCCGCGCGAGTGACAAGATCGACCAGGCCCTTGAAGATTAG
- a CDS encoding biopolymer transporter ExbD, which produces MGFAAESRERARPVLPLAGLVDVLFLLLIFVMSTYSMREQELVIEVGLPAMESGESGTTEGVKITISFDAEGRVFLGPHEVEIAALRSELVKLVEFAPDQPVIIRGDGEGKHALFVAIMDAARDAGLTDIQVAGAGAE; this is translated from the coding sequence ATGGGTTTCGCAGCCGAATCACGAGAACGCGCCCGCCCCGTCCTGCCCCTGGCCGGGCTGGTGGATGTGTTGTTCCTGCTGCTGATCTTCGTGATGTCGACCTACTCGATGCGTGAGCAGGAGCTGGTGATCGAGGTCGGCCTGCCCGCGATGGAGTCGGGCGAGTCGGGGACCACCGAGGGCGTCAAGATCACCATCAGCTTCGACGCAGAGGGCCGAGTTTTTCTGGGCCCCCACGAAGTCGAGATCGCCGCGCTGCGCAGCGAGCTGGTGAAGCTCGTCGAGTTCGCGCCCGACCAGCCCGTCATTATCCGTGGCGACGGCGAAGGCAAGCACGCCCTGTTCGTCGCGATCATGGACGCGGCGCGGGATGCGGGGCTCACCGATATCCAAGTCGCGGGGGCGGGAGCAGAGTGA
- a CDS encoding tetratricopeptide repeat protein, which produces MGCKLLIVALALLASHVMLPARAQAQTDAEHQQFLFAYKLLQRGDFNEAADEFDEYLGSFPDGEKLGDAQYYRALLYRKQGQNERASALLAGAAEATLVPTYAVDLLHGQVLSDLGRYEQALASLEGIDTDALEPRVAVSAFYLRGLAYRGADNLEAAATALSDAAELDTPMRARALLDLAKVQALMEEPGDAVQTLERCLAVENADTTPEAARFAGDITYNQGQFDDAIAYYGQVVARFQSSTHFAPAVVGTLWAQFGAKKYDDLLTTFERFREALPVQDRLAAWYLAGSAEQELGNHEQAVGLLLPVSRGDGSIPLQEKVLYKLAVSQYHLGEHAAMAQTIGLLVRHYPDSALKVDLAFMQASADAEQGQVQRGASRLTQFVEEGPDSPYYQQALLRRAHLYETHDQAGPAARDYRAYLATVEVPNPTSIQATFRLIELATALGEHDEAKTLAQQVLAVREAALRTPEVEQEALYRLAVSERYLGQLDEALAAHDRLADRHPLNPYSAESSLERGLIRMKLGDPDRGVPLLLDASRSDALPVPARIEAMRIVAQHYEDRGDGDLALTLRREMEESVGLDGLSQAERYWLATVALDDGDTEAALRYLEGFEDGPRAEDAQLLRGIALRIAGDYDGSAQVLEELRAVSERLTLDAWLELARTYRAKGDLDAALRELAGLINSDRSQRIASQALYESGGVRRQLATQLRQREDTAGEREQLTEARRVLKMVVLLHADRAGDDLAQRSYIELVEVARAMGEPEQSNELLTELIEKYPESLYSEYARALLHVGRNETEAAATLLRHVADNTQNAALRDRAATLLRTIR; this is translated from the coding sequence GTGGGCTGCAAGCTCTTGATCGTTGCGCTCGCGCTGCTTGCCTCGCATGTCATGCTCCCGGCCAGGGCCCAGGCGCAGACCGATGCCGAGCATCAGCAGTTCTTGTTTGCGTACAAGCTGCTGCAGCGCGGCGATTTCAACGAGGCCGCAGACGAGTTCGATGAGTACCTGGGCTCGTTCCCGGACGGCGAAAAGCTGGGCGATGCGCAGTACTACCGCGCGCTGCTTTACCGCAAGCAGGGGCAGAACGAGCGGGCTTCGGCCCTGCTCGCCGGCGCGGCCGAAGCGACGCTCGTGCCGACGTATGCCGTCGACCTGCTGCACGGCCAGGTGCTCAGCGACCTGGGCCGATACGAGCAGGCGCTCGCGTCCCTCGAAGGGATCGACACGGATGCGCTCGAGCCGCGTGTCGCGGTGTCAGCGTTCTACCTGCGCGGGCTTGCGTACCGGGGCGCGGACAACCTTGAAGCCGCGGCGACGGCGCTCTCGGATGCGGCCGAGCTCGATACACCGATGCGGGCGCGGGCGCTCCTGGACCTCGCGAAGGTGCAGGCGCTGATGGAAGAGCCCGGCGATGCGGTCCAGACGCTGGAGCGGTGCCTCGCCGTCGAAAACGCAGACACCACGCCCGAGGCCGCACGCTTCGCCGGCGACATCACCTACAACCAGGGCCAATTCGACGACGCGATCGCGTACTACGGCCAGGTCGTCGCGCGGTTCCAGAGCTCGACCCACTTCGCCCCGGCCGTGGTCGGCACGCTCTGGGCACAGTTCGGCGCGAAGAAGTACGACGACCTGCTGACGACGTTCGAGCGATTCCGCGAAGCGCTGCCCGTGCAGGACCGGCTGGCGGCGTGGTACCTCGCGGGCTCGGCCGAGCAGGAGCTTGGCAACCACGAGCAGGCGGTCGGGCTGCTGCTGCCGGTGTCGCGCGGCGACGGGTCGATCCCGCTGCAGGAAAAGGTGCTCTACAAACTCGCGGTGAGCCAGTACCACCTGGGCGAACACGCGGCGATGGCGCAGACGATCGGGCTGCTCGTCCGGCACTACCCCGACTCGGCGCTCAAGGTCGACCTCGCGTTTATGCAGGCCTCCGCCGACGCCGAGCAGGGCCAGGTCCAGCGCGGCGCGTCCCGGCTCACGCAGTTCGTCGAAGAGGGACCCGACAGCCCGTACTACCAGCAGGCCCTGCTCCGCCGGGCGCACCTGTACGAGACCCACGACCAGGCCGGCCCCGCGGCGCGCGACTACCGGGCGTACCTCGCGACGGTCGAGGTGCCCAACCCGACGTCGATCCAGGCGACGTTCCGGCTGATCGAGCTTGCGACGGCACTGGGCGAACACGACGAGGCGAAAACCCTTGCCCAGCAGGTGCTCGCGGTGCGCGAGGCCGCGCTGCGGACGCCGGAGGTCGAGCAGGAGGCGCTGTACCGGCTGGCGGTCTCGGAGCGATACCTGGGCCAGCTCGACGAGGCGCTCGCCGCGCACGACCGGCTGGCCGACCGCCACCCGCTTAACCCGTACAGCGCCGAATCGTCGCTGGAGCGCGGGCTGATCCGCATGAAGCTGGGTGACCCGGACCGCGGCGTGCCGCTGCTGCTGGACGCCTCGCGCTCGGATGCGTTGCCGGTGCCCGCGCGGATCGAGGCGATGCGCATCGTCGCGCAGCACTACGAAGACCGGGGCGACGGCGATCTCGCTTTGACTCTGCGGCGAGAGATGGAGGAGTCGGTCGGGCTCGATGGGCTGTCGCAGGCCGAACGGTACTGGCTGGCGACTGTCGCGCTTGACGACGGCGACACCGAGGCGGCGCTGCGCTACCTCGAAGGGTTTGAAGACGGCCCACGGGCCGAGGACGCGCAGCTGCTCCGCGGCATCGCGCTGCGTATCGCGGGCGATTACGATGGCTCAGCCCAGGTGCTCGAAGAGCTCCGCGCAGTTAGCGAACGGCTGACGCTCGACGCTTGGCTCGAGCTGGCGCGGACTTACCGGGCGAAGGGCGATCTGGACGCGGCGCTGCGGGAGCTGGCCGGGCTTATCAATTCCGACCGCAGTCAGCGGATCGCGTCACAGGCGCTGTATGAATCGGGCGGTGTGCGTCGGCAACTCGCGACCCAGCTGCGTCAGCGCGAGGACACGGCCGGGGAACGCGAGCAGCTCACCGAGGCCCGCCGGGTCTTGAAGATGGTGGTGCTTTTGCATGCGGACCGCGCGGGCGACGACCTCGCGCAGCGTTCGTACATCGAGCTGGTCGAGGTCGCCCGGGCGATGGGCGAGCCCGAGCAGTCCAACGAGCTGTTGACCGAGCTGATCGAGAAGTATCCCGAGTCGCTTTACTCGGAATACGCCCGGGCGCTGTTGCACGTGGGCCGAAACGAGACGGAGGCGGCGGCGACGCTGCTGCGGCATGTCGCGGATAACACGCAAAATGCAGCATTACGTGACCGGGCGGCGACGCTGTTGCGTACAATCCGGTAG
- a CDS encoding VWA domain-containing protein: MSLTETPTFTPSKIVTAPGKVLLAGLGVSLLLHVALGVWAWDQPFGTMPEVTEQSEAARVRLAASDYVTVSLAESGATEAANAPTALELSERLLDMRAPTLGGDPMELELELRPIEEPFQGLNEGLEIDLPAFELGDDVLSQLEGAPDELEYGDALGEGTGTGDAGDGGGSAGLAGNALNNAGAAPRRTTGGGGSLVDRPILDGPRQGFEDLPGVVPDLEALPLDFVELALGDTTDIVVPENLDNDFAYRVTRYQPTDRRGNPTEAGYFRVDITAQRSLRKLETSAKDVIFIIDTSSSVPASWVAQVTRGVRESLVTLNDGDRFNIVLFNDRVSLLSDDGTVEANAANRAAAIEFLAAAESIGYTDVNAAMRQLLVRDVADERVYELVLISDGQSTRGVTSTRDLINLITRDNDLIAGIYCVGVGPTQNRELLNFLAYRNRGFSVYADNRDDAAQVIGDLMSRLRYPIISNVTLDVAGLDANTVFPGDLPNIHQGETFSVFGRYTDADDFTMQISGISGGAPVAFTFTRDIARAGEGDEQIATDWAFWKLHALYSRIIQEGERPELLREVDQLRRRYNLRTLY; this comes from the coding sequence ATGTCACTGACCGAGACCCCTACTTTCACGCCGAGCAAAATCGTCACCGCGCCGGGCAAGGTGCTGCTGGCCGGGCTTGGGGTGAGTCTGCTGCTGCACGTGGCGCTGGGGGTGTGGGCGTGGGACCAACCGTTCGGCACGATGCCCGAGGTGACTGAACAAAGCGAGGCGGCGCGGGTTCGTTTGGCGGCGTCGGACTACGTCACGGTGTCGCTGGCCGAGTCGGGCGCGACGGAGGCGGCCAACGCGCCGACGGCGCTGGAGCTCTCCGAGCGCCTGCTCGACATGCGTGCCCCGACGCTGGGCGGCGACCCGATGGAGCTCGAACTCGAGCTTCGCCCGATCGAGGAGCCGTTCCAAGGGCTCAACGAGGGGCTCGAGATCGACCTGCCCGCGTTTGAGCTGGGCGACGATGTGCTCTCGCAGCTCGAAGGCGCACCCGACGAACTCGAGTACGGCGACGCGCTGGGCGAAGGCACGGGTACGGGCGACGCGGGCGACGGTGGCGGCAGCGCCGGGCTCGCGGGCAACGCACTCAACAACGCCGGCGCCGCGCCGCGCCGCACCACCGGCGGGGGCGGCTCGCTCGTCGACCGCCCGATCCTCGACGGCCCACGCCAGGGCTTCGAAGACCTGCCCGGCGTCGTGCCCGACCTCGAAGCTCTCCCCCTGGACTTTGTCGAGCTCGCGCTGGGCGACACCACCGACATCGTCGTCCCCGAAAACCTCGACAACGACTTCGCCTACCGCGTCACCCGCTACCAGCCGACCGACCGCCGGGGCAACCCGACCGAAGCCGGCTACTTCCGCGTCGACATCACCGCGCAGCGCTCGCTCCGTAAACTCGAGACCAGCGCCAAGGACGTGATCTTCATCATCGACACGTCGTCGAGTGTGCCCGCGTCGTGGGTCGCCCAGGTCACGCGCGGCGTGCGCGAGTCGCTCGTGACACTCAACGACGGCGACCGGTTCAACATTGTCTTGTTCAACGACCGCGTGAGTCTGCTCTCCGACGACGGCACGGTCGAGGCCAACGCCGCCAACCGCGCCGCCGCGATCGAGTTCCTCGCCGCCGCCGAGTCGATCGGCTACACGGACGTCAACGCCGCGATGCGACAGCTCTTGGTGCGCGATGTCGCCGACGAACGTGTTTACGAACTCGTCCTCATCTCCGACGGCCAATCGACCCGCGGCGTCACCAGCACCCGCGACCTCATCAACCTCATCACCCGCGACAACGACCTCATCGCCGGCATCTACTGCGTCGGCGTGGGCCCGACACAGAACCGCGAGCTCTTGAACTTCCTCGCCTACCGTAACCGTGGCTTCTCGGTCTATGCCGACAACCGCGACGATGCCGCGCAGGTCATCGGCGACCTGATGAGCCGGCTACGCTACCCGATCATCAGCAACGTCACCCTCGACGTCGCCGGGCTCGACGCCAACACCGTGTTCCCCGGCGACCTGCCCAACATTCACCAGGGCGAGACCTTCAGCGTCTTTGGCCGATACACCGACGCCGATGATTTCACGATGCAGATCTCCGGCATCAGCGGCGGCGCACCGGTCGCGTTCACCTTCACGCGCGACATCGCCCGTGCCGGCGAGGGCGACGAACAGATCGCGACCGACTGGGCTTTCTGGAAACTCCACGCGCTGTATAGCCGGATCATCCAGGAGGGCGAACGCCCCGAGCTGCTCCGCGAGGTGGACCAACTCCGCCGCCGCTATAACCTGCGGACGCTGTACTAG